The Micromonospora sp. NBC_00421 genome contains a region encoding:
- a CDS encoding ABC transporter permease — protein sequence MFRFVLRRLLQMVLAFFGTTLIVYALMFAGQGDPIQALAGERPVTPAQRAYLTEKFHLDRTGVGGFFYRYLDYLKNLLQGDLGQSLTGRSIGDILAAAWPVTVKLALIAMAVTILFGVTAGVLAGIRRAGLFDNATLVLTLLVLGIPTIVLAPLAQYLLGVRWPLFPPTAGADPDLFALLLPGIVLGSLSLATALRLTRTSVAENLRADYVRTARSKGLLRRRIIGVHVLRNSLIPVITFLGVELGNLMSGAIITEGVFNIPGVGFNLFRGIRTEDGPLVVGIVSVLVVVYLVANLVVDVLYAVLDPRIRYE from the coding sequence ATGTTCCGCTTCGTTCTGCGGCGTCTGCTCCAGATGGTCCTCGCCTTCTTCGGGACCACGCTGATCGTGTACGCCCTGATGTTCGCCGGCCAGGGCGACCCGATCCAGGCGCTGGCCGGCGAACGGCCGGTCACCCCGGCCCAGCGGGCGTACCTGACGGAGAAGTTCCACCTCGACCGGACCGGCGTCGGCGGCTTCTTCTACCGCTACCTCGACTACCTGAAGAACCTGCTCCAGGGTGACCTCGGCCAGTCGCTGACCGGCCGGTCGATCGGGGACATCCTCGCCGCCGCCTGGCCGGTCACCGTCAAGCTGGCCCTGATCGCGATGGCCGTGACGATCCTGTTCGGGGTCACCGCCGGGGTACTCGCCGGCATCCGCCGGGCCGGTCTCTTCGACAACGCCACGCTGGTGCTGACCCTGCTGGTGCTGGGCATCCCCACCATCGTGCTGGCCCCGCTCGCCCAGTACCTGCTCGGCGTCCGGTGGCCGCTCTTCCCGCCCACCGCCGGGGCCGACCCCGACCTGTTCGCCCTGCTGCTGCCCGGCATCGTGCTCGGCTCGCTCTCGCTGGCCACCGCGCTGCGGCTGACCCGCACCTCGGTCGCCGAGAACCTGCGCGCCGACTACGTACGGACCGCCCGGTCCAAGGGCCTGCTCCGGCGGCGGATCATCGGCGTGCACGTGCTGCGCAACTCGCTGATCCCGGTGATCACCTTCCTCGGCGTCGAGCTGGGCAACCTGATGAGCGGCGCGATCATCACCGAGGGTGTGTTCAACATCCCGGGAGTGGGCTTCAACCTGTTCCGGGGCATCCGCACCGAGGACGGCCCGCTCGTGGTGGGCATCGTCAGCGTGCTCGTCGTCGTCTATCTCGTCGCCAACCTGGTGGTGGACGTCCTGTACGCCGTCCTCGATCCGAGGATCCGCTATGAGTGA
- a CDS encoding peptide ABC transporter substrate-binding protein, which translates to MRVRRLAAWTALPLAVTLGLAACGSGGGSGTGQSDPDAAVRIEIAEPQHLVPTNTNETSGSQVLAALFSPLVDYDEANKPYEVAAESVSSSDNKVWTVKLKDGYTFHNGEKVTADNYLDAWNYGAYAPNGQNSSYFFEKIAGYADLQGDKPEAERMSGLKKVDDLTFTVTLTEPYSEFRSMLGYTAFYPLPKAAFSGPGVLKEGYEQAPVGQGPFRMKGSWQHDAKVEVERYDAFPGEQPKVGGVEFRIYQQPTAAYADVLSDNLDVIKTIPTENLSTAGTDLGDRFQQSPASSLQVLAFPTFQKEFGNPEVRKAISMAIDRDEITRSIFKDSQQPARSFVSPVVAGYRENTIGAAGEFDPAKAKATYEAAGGPKKIELSYNGDGGHKDWIDATCNQLKANLGVECVGTAEPKFADLLTKVKAKQPVGLFRMGWVMDYPSMENYLGPLYSTNGSSNYYGYSNPEFDRLLAEGAKAPNEEAAVKKYQAAEDLLAKDMPVIPLRYGQNNFGHSTKVKNVQMDLFDRVDLLKIEAVS; encoded by the coding sequence ATGCGTGTGCGCAGGCTTGCTGCCTGGACCGCTCTCCCGCTCGCGGTGACCCTGGGCCTGGCGGCCTGCGGCTCGGGCGGCGGCAGCGGAACCGGCCAGTCCGACCCCGACGCGGCCGTGCGGATCGAGATCGCCGAGCCGCAGCACCTGGTGCCGACCAACACCAACGAGACGAGCGGTTCGCAGGTGCTCGCCGCCCTGTTCAGCCCGCTTGTCGACTACGACGAGGCCAACAAGCCGTACGAGGTGGCCGCCGAATCGGTCAGTTCCTCGGACAACAAGGTCTGGACGGTCAAGCTCAAGGACGGCTACACCTTCCACAACGGCGAGAAGGTCACCGCCGACAACTACCTCGACGCCTGGAACTACGGCGCGTACGCCCCCAACGGGCAGAACTCCAGCTACTTCTTCGAGAAGATCGCCGGGTACGCCGACCTCCAGGGCGACAAGCCGGAGGCGGAGCGGATGTCCGGGCTGAAGAAGGTCGACGACCTGACCTTCACCGTCACGCTGACCGAGCCGTACAGCGAGTTCAGGTCGATGCTCGGTTACACCGCCTTCTACCCGCTGCCGAAGGCCGCCTTCTCGGGGCCCGGCGTGCTGAAGGAGGGCTACGAGCAGGCCCCGGTCGGGCAGGGCCCGTTCCGGATGAAGGGCTCCTGGCAGCACGACGCCAAGGTCGAGGTGGAGCGCTACGACGCCTTCCCCGGCGAGCAGCCGAAGGTGGGCGGCGTCGAGTTCCGGATCTACCAGCAGCCGACCGCCGCGTACGCGGACGTGCTCTCGGACAACCTCGACGTGATCAAGACGATCCCGACCGAGAACCTGTCTACCGCCGGCACCGACCTGGGTGACCGGTTCCAGCAGAGCCCCGCCTCGTCGCTCCAGGTGCTGGCCTTCCCGACCTTCCAGAAGGAGTTCGGCAACCCCGAGGTCCGCAAGGCCATCTCGATGGCGATCGACCGGGACGAGATCACCAGGTCGATCTTCAAGGACTCCCAGCAGCCGGCCCGCTCGTTCGTCTCGCCGGTGGTCGCGGGCTACCGGGAGAACACCATCGGCGCGGCCGGCGAGTTCGACCCGGCCAAGGCGAAGGCGACGTACGAGGCCGCGGGCGGCCCGAAGAAGATCGAGCTGTCGTACAACGGCGACGGTGGGCACAAGGACTGGATCGACGCGACCTGCAACCAGCTCAAGGCAAACCTGGGCGTGGAGTGCGTAGGCACCGCCGAGCCCAAGTTCGCCGACCTGCTGACCAAGGTCAAGGCGAAGCAGCCGGTGGGCCTTTTCCGGATGGGCTGGGTGATGGACTACCCGTCCATGGAGAACTACCTGGGCCCGCTGTACAGCACGAACGGCTCCTCGAACTACTACGGCTACAGCAACCCCGAGTTCGACAGGCTGCTGGCCGAGGGCGCCAAGGCCCCGAACGAGGAAGCCGCGGTCAAGAAGTACCAGGCGGCGGAGGACCTGCTGGCCAAGGACATGCCGGTGATCCCGCTGCGCTACGGCCAGAACAACTTCGGGCACTCGACCAAGGTGAAGAACGTCCAGATGGACCTCTTCGACCGGGTCGACCTGCTGAAGATCGAGGCGGTCAGCTAG
- a CDS encoding bifunctional methylenetetrahydrofolate dehydrogenase/methenyltetrahydrofolate cyclohydrolase — protein sequence MTAIILDGKATAAEIKDELRVRVKALAERGVTPGLGTVLVGADPGSEAYVNGKHRDCAEVGIASIRRELPADATQQQLDDVLAELNADPACHGYIVQLPLPAHLDTQRALEMIDPDKDADGLHPVNLGRLVLGYDGPLPCTPRGIVELLRRYDVPLRGANVALVGRGNTVGRPLGLLLNRRSENATVTLCHTGTLDLAAHTRAADVVVVAAGVPGLLTADMVTPGTTVVDVGITRVIGDDGKGRYTGDVDPEVAQVAGRLAPMPGGVGPMTRAMLLTNVVERAERG from the coding sequence GTGACGGCGATCATCCTGGACGGCAAGGCGACCGCGGCCGAGATCAAGGACGAGCTGCGGGTACGGGTCAAGGCGCTGGCCGAGCGAGGTGTCACCCCCGGCCTGGGCACCGTCCTGGTCGGTGCGGACCCCGGCTCGGAGGCCTACGTCAACGGCAAGCACCGCGACTGTGCCGAGGTGGGCATCGCCTCGATCCGCCGGGAGCTGCCCGCCGACGCCACCCAGCAGCAGCTCGACGACGTGCTCGCCGAGCTGAACGCCGACCCGGCCTGCCACGGCTACATCGTCCAGCTGCCGCTCCCGGCGCACCTGGACACCCAGCGGGCCCTGGAGATGATCGACCCCGACAAGGACGCCGACGGCCTGCACCCGGTGAACCTGGGCCGGCTGGTGCTCGGCTACGACGGCCCGCTGCCCTGCACCCCGCGCGGCATCGTCGAGCTGCTCCGTCGATACGACGTGCCGCTGCGCGGCGCCAACGTCGCCCTCGTCGGCCGGGGCAACACCGTCGGCCGCCCGCTCGGCCTGCTGCTCAACCGGCGTAGCGAGAACGCCACCGTCACCCTCTGCCACACCGGCACCCTGGACCTCGCCGCGCACACCCGCGCCGCCGACGTCGTCGTCGTCGCCGCCGGGGTGCCCGGCCTGCTCACCGCCGACATGGTCACCCCCGGCACCACCGTGGTGGACGTCGGCATCACCCGGGTGATCGGGGACGACGGCAAGGGGCGGTACACCGGCGACGTGGACCCGGAGGTGGCGCAGGTCGCCGGTCGGCTCGCGCCGATGCCGGGCGGCGTCGGCCCGATGACCCGGGCCATGCTGCTCACCAACGTCGTCGAACGCGCCGAGCGCGGCTGA
- a CDS encoding malate dehydrogenase — protein sequence MGKKVTVVGAGFYGSTTAQRLAEYDVFDTVVITDIVEGKPAGLALDLNQSRAVEGFETKVVGATTGPNGEGYEAIEGSDVVVITAGLPRKPGMSRMDLLETNAKIVRQVAENVAKYAPNAVVIVVSNPLDEMTALAQLATQFPKNRVLGQAGMLDTARFTNFVAEALEVPVKSVKTLTLGSHGDTMVPVPSQSTVNGKPLRDAMPAEQIEELVVKTRNGGAEVVALLKTGSAYYAPSAAAARMARAVAEDSGAVMPVCAWVDGEFGISGVYLGVEAEIGAEGVKRVVETDLDADELASLKEAAEAVRAKQADVASM from the coding sequence ATGGGTAAGAAGGTCACTGTCGTCGGGGCTGGTTTCTACGGCTCCACCACCGCACAGCGCCTGGCCGAGTACGACGTCTTCGACACGGTCGTGATCACCGACATCGTGGAGGGCAAGCCGGCGGGTCTCGCGCTGGACCTCAACCAGTCCCGCGCGGTCGAGGGCTTCGAGACCAAGGTCGTCGGCGCCACCACCGGCCCCAACGGCGAGGGCTACGAGGCCATCGAGGGCTCGGACGTCGTGGTGATCACCGCGGGTCTGCCCCGCAAGCCGGGGATGAGCCGGATGGACCTGTTGGAGACCAACGCCAAGATCGTGCGGCAGGTCGCCGAGAACGTCGCCAAGTACGCCCCGAACGCCGTCGTCATCGTGGTGTCCAACCCCCTCGACGAGATGACCGCGCTGGCCCAGCTCGCCACCCAGTTCCCCAAGAACCGGGTGCTCGGCCAGGCCGGCATGCTGGACACCGCCCGGTTCACCAACTTCGTCGCCGAGGCCCTCGAGGTGCCGGTGAAGTCGGTGAAGACGCTGACCCTCGGTTCGCACGGCGACACGATGGTCCCGGTGCCGTCGCAGAGCACCGTCAACGGCAAGCCGCTGCGTGACGCGATGCCGGCCGAACAGATCGAGGAGTTGGTCGTCAAGACCCGCAACGGTGGCGCCGAGGTCGTCGCGCTGCTCAAGACCGGCTCGGCCTACTACGCCCCGTCCGCTGCCGCCGCGCGGATGGCCAGGGCGGTGGCCGAGGACTCCGGCGCGGTCATGCCGGTCTGCGCCTGGGTCGACGGTGAGTTCGGCATCTCCGGGGTCTACCTGGGCGTCGAGGCCGAGATCGGCGCGGAGGGCGTCAAGCGGGTCGTCGAGACCGACCTGGACGCCGACGAGCTGGCCAGCCTCAAGGAGGCCGCCGAGGCCGTCCGCGCCAAGCAGGCCGACGTAGCCAGCATGTGA
- a CDS encoding NADP-dependent isocitrate dehydrogenase: MAKIKVNNPVVELDGDEMTRIIWKQIREQLILPYLDVDLHYYDLSIQHRDATDDQVTIDAANAIKEHGVGVKCATITPDEARVEEFGLKKMWRSPNGTIRNILGGVVFREPIIMSNVPRLVPGWTKPIIIGRHAHGDQYKATDFVVPGPGTVTISYTPADGGAPMELEVANFPGGGIAMGMYNYDESIRDFARASFRYGLDRNYPVYLSTKNTILKAYDGRFKDLFAEVFETEFKDEFAAAGITYEHRLIDDMVAAALKWEGGYVWACKNYDGDVQSDTVAQGFGSLGLMTSVLLSPDGRTVEAEAAHGTVTRHYRQYQKGEKTSTNPIASIYAWTRGLAHRGKLDGTPAVTEFADTLEQVIVDTVEAGQMTKDLALLISRDAPWQTTDEFMNTLDENLARKIGA, encoded by the coding sequence ATGGCGAAGATCAAGGTAAACAACCCGGTCGTGGAGCTCGACGGCGACGAGATGACCCGGATCATCTGGAAGCAGATCCGGGAGCAGCTGATCCTGCCCTACCTCGACGTCGACCTGCACTACTACGACCTGTCGATCCAGCACCGGGACGCCACCGACGACCAGGTGACCATCGACGCCGCCAACGCCATCAAGGAGCACGGCGTCGGCGTCAAGTGCGCGACCATCACCCCGGACGAGGCCCGGGTGGAGGAGTTCGGCCTCAAGAAGATGTGGCGGTCGCCGAACGGCACCATCCGCAACATCCTCGGCGGTGTCGTCTTCCGCGAGCCGATCATCATGTCCAACGTGCCCCGGCTGGTGCCCGGCTGGACCAAGCCGATCATCATCGGCCGGCACGCCCACGGTGACCAGTACAAGGCCACCGACTTCGTGGTGCCCGGTCCGGGCACGGTGACCATCAGTTACACCCCGGCCGACGGCGGCGCCCCGATGGAGCTGGAGGTCGCCAACTTCCCCGGCGGCGGCATCGCCATGGGCATGTACAACTACGACGAGTCGATCCGGGACTTCGCCCGCGCCTCGTTCCGGTACGGCCTGGACCGCAACTACCCGGTCTACCTGTCCACCAAGAACACCATCCTCAAGGCGTACGACGGCCGGTTCAAGGACCTCTTCGCCGAGGTGTTCGAGACCGAGTTCAAGGACGAGTTCGCCGCCGCCGGCATCACCTACGAGCACCGGCTCATCGACGACATGGTCGCCGCCGCGCTCAAGTGGGAGGGCGGCTACGTCTGGGCCTGCAAGAACTACGACGGCGACGTGCAGTCCGACACCGTCGCGCAGGGCTTCGGCTCGCTCGGCCTGATGACCTCGGTGCTGCTCTCCCCGGACGGTCGTACCGTCGAGGCGGAGGCCGCGCACGGCACGGTCACCCGGCACTACCGGCAGTACCAGAAGGGCGAGAAGACCTCGACCAACCCGATCGCCTCGATCTACGCCTGGACCCGGGGCCTGGCCCACCGGGGCAAGCTGGACGGCACCCCGGCGGTCACCGAGTTCGCCGACACCCTGGAGCAGGTCATCGTCGACACCGTCGAGGCCGGCCAGATGACCAAGGACCTCGCACTGCTCATCTCGCGGGACGCTCCGTGGCAGACCACCGACGAGTTCATGAACACCCTCGACGAGAACCTGGCGCGCAAGATCGGCGCCTGA
- the galT gene encoding galactose-1-phosphate uridylyltransferase, which yields MKRTAIELADGRELIYFDERDDALRDQPDQRELPPPPPASQLRYDPLTDEWVAVAVHRQTRTFLPPADQCPLCPSRGERHSEIPAPDYDVAVFENRFPSLSQRIADEPAEITPFTPVRPGQGRCEVVCFTDDHQASFASLSPRRVRLVLDALADRTTAVGALPGVEQVFCFENRGVEIGVTLHHPHGQIYAYPFVTPRTRSLLAAARRHADRTGGRNLYADVLATERATGDRVVTANEHWTAYVPAAARWPFEVHVAPHRPVPDIPALDDAERDAFGPLYLDVLRRFDGLFDLPMPYISAWHQAPVRIDRELGHLHLQLFTVRRAKDKLKYLAGSESGMGVFINDIAPERAAELLRAA from the coding sequence GTGAAGCGTACGGCGATCGAGTTGGCCGACGGCCGCGAGCTGATCTACTTCGACGAACGGGACGACGCCCTCCGGGACCAACCGGACCAGCGGGAACTGCCCCCGCCCCCGCCGGCCTCCCAACTCCGCTACGACCCGCTCACCGACGAGTGGGTGGCGGTGGCGGTGCACCGGCAGACCCGGACCTTCCTCCCGCCGGCCGACCAGTGCCCGCTGTGCCCGTCCCGGGGCGAGCGGCACAGCGAGATCCCCGCGCCCGACTACGACGTGGCGGTCTTCGAGAACCGGTTCCCCTCGCTGAGCCAGCGGATCGCCGACGAACCGGCCGAGATCACCCCGTTCACCCCGGTCCGCCCCGGCCAGGGCCGCTGCGAGGTGGTCTGCTTCACCGACGACCACCAGGCCTCCTTCGCCAGCCTCTCCCCCCGCCGGGTCCGGCTGGTCCTCGACGCGCTGGCCGACCGGACGACGGCGGTCGGCGCGCTGCCCGGCGTCGAGCAGGTGTTCTGCTTCGAGAACCGGGGGGTGGAGATCGGGGTGACCCTGCACCACCCGCACGGCCAGATCTACGCGTACCCGTTCGTCACGCCGCGTACCCGGTCGCTGCTCGCGGCGGCCCGCCGGCACGCCGACCGCACCGGTGGGCGCAACCTCTACGCCGACGTGCTCGCCACCGAGCGGGCCACCGGCGACCGGGTGGTCACCGCCAACGAGCACTGGACGGCGTACGTCCCCGCGGCAGCCCGCTGGCCGTTCGAGGTGCACGTCGCACCACATCGGCCGGTTCCCGACATCCCGGCGCTCGACGACGCCGAGCGGGACGCCTTCGGGCCGCTCTACCTGGACGTGCTGCGCCGCTTCGACGGGCTGTTCGACCTGCCCATGCCGTACATCTCGGCCTGGCACCAGGCACCGGTGCGGATCGACCGGGAGCTGGGCCACCTGCACCTGCAGTTGTTCACCGTCCGCCGGGCGAAGGACAAGCTGAAGTACCTGGCCGGCTCCGAGTCCGGCATGGGGGTCTTCATCAACGACATCGCCCCCGAGCGCGCCGCCGAACTGCTCCGCGCCGCCTGA
- a CDS encoding DeoR/GlpR family DNA-binding transcription regulator produces the protein MLARQRQATILDRVRAAGGVRVTELAAEFGVSDMTIRRDLDTLHDQGLLAKVHGGATVTGPGSTDEPGFHAKSVRQSTEKAAIAGHAAELVHPGAAIALSAGTTTAELARRLVDVPGLTVVTNSLPVAEILHTAGRPDQTVVLTGGVRTPSAALVGPLAVEAIRSLHLDLLFLGVHGITERAGFTTPNLMEAETDRALVEAADRLVVLADHTKWGTVGISSIVGLGAADVLVSDDRLDPEARRVIDEKVGELVIVTGTGRATGQETTR, from the coding sequence ATGCTGGCGCGGCAGCGACAGGCGACCATCCTCGACCGGGTCCGGGCCGCCGGTGGCGTACGGGTCACCGAGCTGGCCGCCGAGTTCGGCGTCTCCGACATGACCATCCGGCGTGACCTGGACACGCTGCACGACCAGGGCCTGCTGGCCAAGGTGCACGGCGGTGCCACCGTCACCGGGCCCGGCTCGACCGACGAGCCGGGTTTCCACGCCAAGTCCGTCCGGCAGTCCACCGAGAAGGCCGCCATCGCCGGCCACGCCGCCGAACTGGTCCACCCGGGTGCCGCGATCGCCCTCTCCGCCGGCACCACCACCGCCGAGCTGGCCCGGCGGCTGGTCGACGTCCCCGGGCTGACCGTGGTGACGAACTCCCTGCCGGTGGCCGAGATCCTGCACACCGCCGGCCGACCCGACCAGACCGTGGTGCTGACCGGCGGGGTACGCACCCCGTCCGCCGCGTTGGTCGGCCCGCTGGCAGTGGAGGCCATCCGCTCGCTCCACCTGGATCTACTCTTCCTCGGCGTCCACGGGATCACCGAGCGGGCCGGTTTCACCACCCCCAACCTGATGGAGGCGGAGACCGACCGGGCCCTGGTGGAGGCCGCCGACCGGCTGGTCGTCCTCGCCGACCACACCAAGTGGGGCACCGTGGGCATCTCCTCCATCGTCGGCCTGGGCGCCGCCGACGTGCTGGTCAGCGACGACCGGTTGGACCCCGAGGCGCGCCGGGTGATCGACGAGAAAGTGGGCGAATTGGTGATCGTGACAGGCACGGGCCGGGCGACCGGGCAGGAGACGACGCGGTGA
- the cysC gene encoding adenylyl-sulfate kinase yields the protein MSNGSVLPEDVLRDTPAYAPRPGELADLELLLSGAYTPLAGFMTRADLASSQRRGRLADGTSWPVPVTLQVPTPVAEGLDPADPGRRTLVLTDGEGAPVAALEVTDVWPVREGVAGLGGPVRRLGDGGHGPFQRLRRGPDEVRPLLPPGRVLGVIADRPLHRPQLAQIAHAARTLGAHLLVMIPVGEDGAGGLPTEALVRSVFAARDRMPPATLVAVPLPRRTDEISDALLRARISAAYGVTHLLSTGGMLSGAGLRVLVPRELAYDSRDGQWRWRDDIPPRNRKLALSEAEIDDLLDRGFPLPEWHTPPAVAKELSRARPPRRHRGLVVFLTGLSGSGKSTIARGLADLLREQGERTITLLDGDVVRRELSAGLTFSRADRDANVRRIGWVAAEIARHRGVGICCPIAPYAQARAAVREMARSAGAGFLLVHVATPLEVCEQRDRKGLYARARAGLLTGMTGIDDPYETPTDADLVVDTTDQSIEEAVQAVMHHLTETGWVEPRLPSA from the coding sequence ATGAGCAACGGTTCAGTGCTGCCCGAGGACGTGTTGCGGGATACTCCCGCGTACGCACCGCGCCCCGGTGAGCTGGCCGATCTGGAGTTGCTGCTGAGTGGGGCGTACACCCCGCTGGCCGGCTTCATGACCCGCGCCGACCTGGCCTCGTCGCAGCGTCGGGGGCGGCTGGCCGACGGCACCTCCTGGCCGGTCCCGGTGACCCTCCAGGTGCCCACCCCGGTCGCCGAGGGGCTGGACCCGGCCGACCCGGGGCGCCGGACGCTGGTGCTCACCGACGGCGAGGGCGCTCCGGTTGCCGCCCTGGAGGTGACCGACGTCTGGCCGGTCCGCGAGGGCGTGGCCGGGCTGGGTGGGCCGGTCCGCCGGCTCGGCGACGGCGGGCACGGCCCGTTCCAGCGGCTGCGCCGGGGCCCGGACGAGGTACGTCCGCTGCTGCCCCCGGGCCGGGTGCTCGGGGTGATCGCCGACCGGCCGCTGCACCGGCCACAGCTGGCGCAGATCGCGCACGCCGCCCGTACCCTCGGGGCCCACCTGCTGGTGATGATCCCGGTCGGCGAGGACGGCGCGGGCGGGCTGCCCACCGAGGCCCTGGTCCGCAGCGTCTTCGCCGCCCGGGACCGGATGCCTCCGGCGACCCTGGTCGCGGTGCCGTTGCCCCGCCGTACCGACGAGATCAGCGACGCCCTGCTGCGGGCCCGGATCTCGGCCGCCTACGGGGTGACCCACCTGCTCTCCACCGGCGGCATGCTCTCCGGCGCCGGGCTGCGGGTGCTGGTCCCCCGCGAACTGGCCTACGACAGCCGGGACGGCCAGTGGCGCTGGCGGGACGACATCCCGCCGCGCAACCGCAAGCTGGCACTGAGCGAGGCGGAGATCGACGACCTGCTCGACAGGGGGTTCCCGCTGCCCGAGTGGCACACCCCGCCGGCGGTGGCCAAGGAGCTCAGTCGGGCCCGCCCGCCGCGCCGGCACCGGGGGCTGGTGGTCTTCCTGACCGGGCTCTCCGGTTCCGGCAAGTCGACGATCGCCCGGGGCCTGGCCGATCTGCTCCGGGAGCAGGGCGAGCGGACGATCACCCTGCTCGACGGGGACGTGGTGCGCCGGGAGCTGTCCGCCGGGCTGACTTTCAGCCGGGCCGACCGGGACGCCAACGTACGCCGGATCGGTTGGGTGGCGGCCGAGATCGCCCGGCACCGGGGGGTGGGCATCTGCTGCCCGATCGCCCCGTACGCCCAGGCGCGGGCCGCCGTCCGGGAGATGGCCCGGTCCGCCGGGGCGGGCTTCCTGCTGGTGCACGTGGCCACCCCGCTGGAGGTCTGTGAGCAGCGGGACCGCAAGGGCCTGTACGCCCGTGCCCGCGCCGGCCTGCTCACCGGCATGACCGGGATCGACGACCCCTACGAGACGCCGACCGACGCCGACCTGGTGGTCGACACCACCGACCAGAGCATCGAGGAGGCGGTACAGGCGGTGATGCACCACCTGACCGAGACGGGGTGGGTGGAGCCACGGCTGCCGTCCGCCTGA
- a CDS encoding DM13 domain-containing protein, protein MSRRLLRTPLTWVAVAVLGVGTAFGLYWFQPWKVVTDNQVDEQLSEVDAAPAGTTPIDAPGTAPTGATPAGTTSTTPAAGTGTSAGSPTSTRPVVLSRGEFVSHEHDTSGTARIVRTADGRHRLELVGLDTSNGPDLKVWLTDQPVRPGRAGWDVFDDGRRVELGRLKGNRGDQAYAIPAGTDLAELTSVAIWCQRFAVSFGAAPLVANG, encoded by the coding sequence ATGTCCCGTCGCCTGTTGCGTACCCCGCTGACCTGGGTCGCCGTCGCCGTTCTCGGCGTCGGCACCGCCTTCGGCCTGTACTGGTTCCAACCCTGGAAGGTGGTGACCGACAACCAGGTCGACGAACAACTCTCCGAGGTGGACGCCGCTCCGGCCGGCACCACCCCGATCGACGCCCCCGGCACCGCGCCCACCGGGGCCACCCCCGCCGGCACCACGTCGACCACCCCGGCCGCAGGGACAGGGACCTCCGCCGGCAGCCCCACCAGCACCCGGCCGGTGGTGCTCAGCCGGGGGGAGTTCGTCAGCCACGAGCACGACACCTCGGGCACCGCCCGGATCGTCCGCACCGCCGACGGCCGGCACCGGCTGGAACTGGTCGGCCTGGACACCTCCAACGGCCCCGACCTGAAGGTCTGGCTGACCGACCAGCCGGTACGCCCCGGCCGGGCCGGCTGGGACGTCTTCGACGACGGCCGCCGGGTGGAGTTGGGCCGGCTCAAGGGCAACCGGGGCGACCAGGCGTACGCCATCCCGGCCGGCACCGATCTCGCCGAGTTGACCAGTGTGGCGATCTGGTGCCAGCGGTTCGCCGTCTCGTTCGGGGCCGCGCCCCTGGTCGCAAACGGTTGA
- a CDS encoding polyphosphate polymerase domain-containing protein, whose product MRLRFPRRTPRSDPSTIAEPSAGGHRESSPPPGDTDHAGHALRAPSKLHAFNRYEIKYLVETTKVPALRAALAARMTPDAHGGDGGYGVWSVYYDTTDLRFYWEKIEGLKFRRKLRVRHYGDRSGVTDDGTVHVEIKQRVNRVTQKRRIAVPYRVARRLCDERVMIEHDPSQRGFVEEVLELVSGLDLRPVAMTGYQREAFVGQGADLGLRVTLDHRVRGRDRDFHLGADAENRLIIPASKSIVEVKANERVPYWLTDLAGRAELSVVRVSKYCQSVEAFGRVPRSIFHVQDADPAADLVAPTPRNEA is encoded by the coding sequence ATGCGACTACGGTTCCCCCGCCGGACCCCAAGATCCGATCCGTCCACCATCGCCGAACCCTCCGCCGGAGGGCATCGTGAGTCGTCGCCCCCTCCCGGTGACACCGACCATGCCGGCCACGCCCTTCGGGCGCCGAGCAAGCTGCACGCGTTCAACCGGTACGAGATCAAGTACCTGGTCGAGACGACGAAGGTGCCGGCGTTGCGGGCCGCACTCGCCGCCCGGATGACGCCCGACGCGCACGGCGGTGACGGTGGCTACGGCGTCTGGAGCGTCTACTACGACACCACCGACCTGCGTTTCTACTGGGAGAAGATCGAAGGGCTGAAGTTCCGTCGCAAGCTGCGGGTACGCCACTACGGCGACCGGTCCGGCGTGACCGACGACGGGACCGTGCACGTCGAGATCAAGCAGCGGGTCAACCGGGTCACCCAGAAGCGCCGGATCGCCGTGCCCTACCGGGTGGCCCGCCGACTCTGCGACGAGCGCGTCATGATCGAGCACGATCCCTCCCAGCGCGGCTTCGTCGAGGAGGTGCTGGAACTCGTCTCCGGCCTCGACCTGCGCCCGGTGGCGATGACCGGCTACCAGCGTGAGGCGTTCGTCGGCCAGGGGGCCGACCTCGGCCTGCGGGTCACCCTCGACCACCGGGTACGCGGCCGGGACCGCGACTTCCACCTCGGCGCGGACGCCGAGAACCGCCTGATCATTCCGGCCTCGAAGTCGATCGTCGAGGTCAAGGCGAACGAACGGGTCCCGTACTGGCTCACCGACCTGGCCGGCCGGGCCGAGCTGTCGGTGGTGCGGGTCTCCAAGTACTGCCAGAGCGTCGAGGCGTTCGGCCGGGTGCCGCGCTCGATCTTCCACGTCCAGGATGCCGATCCCGCTGCCGACCTGGTGGCCCCCACCCCGAGAAATGAGGCCTGA